Proteins encoded within one genomic window of Sulfurovum sp. XGS-02:
- a CDS encoding cation:proton antiporter, with protein MDVHNFFLILFLILVTARILGELFARLGIPSVLGELSAGILLGVSGFGLVEVNDVLKILAEIGILLLLFEIGLDTDIARLKQAGGKAIIVALFGAVFPFTVSAFVAYYLFGLTLVVSLFIGGTLTATSIGITMRVLKDLKKEHSEVAQIVIGAAVLDDILGVIVLVFIYDYAITQTLSLTNTLNTTVFILLFFLLAPAFAHFISHFMRKFDEHKKVPGFIPTIIISLIAIFAYMSHLFGAPEILGSFAAGIALSRRFILPFGMGLQHDEVFLEKVKKAITPIAQMFTPIFFVMVGLSMNLKVIDFTSITFWSLAFVFLVIAIIGKYIGAFLLRDTGALKKALIGISMIPRGEVGLIFAEVGRVNGILGDEIYAVLIFVIIVTTIAPPFLLKWLFKYEEE; from the coding sequence ATGGATGTACATAATTTTTTTCTCATACTTTTCTTAATATTGGTCACGGCAAGGATCCTGGGTGAACTCTTTGCCCGATTGGGCATACCTTCTGTACTGGGTGAATTGAGTGCAGGTATACTTCTGGGTGTCTCAGGTTTTGGTCTTGTAGAGGTGAACGATGTACTCAAAATACTGGCTGAGATCGGTATTCTTCTTCTGCTTTTTGAAATTGGGTTGGATACTGATATCGCACGTCTTAAGCAAGCAGGTGGCAAAGCGATCATTGTTGCACTGTTTGGTGCAGTGTTTCCCTTTACTGTTTCCGCCTTCGTTGCCTACTATCTATTTGGTTTGACACTGGTTGTCTCACTCTTTATTGGAGGTACACTGACAGCGACGAGTATAGGGATCACGATGAGGGTACTGAAAGATCTTAAAAAAGAACATTCTGAAGTTGCCCAGATCGTCATTGGTGCGGCAGTACTCGACGATATATTAGGTGTAATAGTTCTTGTTTTTATCTACGACTATGCGATCACACAAACATTAAGTCTAACAAATACATTGAATACAACGGTATTTATCTTATTATTTTTTTTACTGGCTCCTGCCTTTGCACATTTTATCTCTCATTTTATGAGAAAATTTGATGAACATAAAAAAGTGCCTGGGTTCATACCTACGATCATCATTTCACTGATAGCTATTTTTGCTTATATGTCACATCTTTTCGGTGCGCCTGAAATTTTAGGTTCATTTGCTGCGGGAATAGCACTTTCAAGACGTTTCATACTTCCCTTTGGAATGGGGTTACAACATGATGAAGTATTTTTAGAGAAAGTAAAAAAGGCCATAACGCCTATCGCACAGATGTTTACGCCTATCTTTTTTGTGATGGTAGGGTTATCGATGAACTTAAAAGTGATTGACTTTACCTCTATAACGTTTTGGAGTTTAGCATTTGTTTTCCTGGTGATCGCGATTATTGGAAAGTATATAGGTGCTTTTTTACTCAGAGACACAGGTGCATTGAAAAAAGCATTGATCGGTATCTCTATGATACCACGTGGAGAAGTTGGGCTCATATTTGCTGAAGTAGGGCGTGTAAACGGCATACTGGGTGATGAGATCTATGCCGTTTTGATCTTTGTTATCATTGTAACAACTATTGCCCCGCCATTTTTACTTAAATGGCTTTTCAAGTACGAAGAGGAGTGA
- a CDS encoding AAA family ATPase, with protein sequence MATKKTKDTPKIKKSKIGFDDIVGHKHIKERLKGIIKIIKNPKMLERFDTPVPKGLLLYGPVSVGKSMLAKGFSKEAGVSYLEISGSKLFELEYIKEVYDIASKNAPCTVILEDIDIKGIVQGAITNVSFSDIAKIMESADERVFTFATAESLDEIDPILTSPQKLDFLLEVLELDKDARRFFIEKIMEKPHDPNIDIERIVRYITGMSALELERIGRMAALSVVEQDKKHITEEILIEQINIIKYGHKVEKQMVETLEKELKMTAYHEAAHAVLSVLLLPHIKIEQVTISPRSKMLGFVSYNEEDQLSNISKIDLFHDICVLLSGRTAKVKKLGDDQMDSGAQNDLSQASLQAYAAITTLGMDKELGYINLNAINALDNYFLEQQIEKRFLHWMHVAKQYSEQLVDAHWEKIETLALKLIEQEIVESTELAEIVGDEKITCEIPDSL encoded by the coding sequence ATGGCAACAAAAAAAACAAAAGATACACCGAAAATAAAGAAATCCAAAATCGGATTTGATGATATTGTAGGGCACAAGCATATCAAAGAGCGTCTGAAGGGTATTATTAAGATCATTAAAAATCCGAAAATGCTTGAACGATTTGATACTCCCGTTCCTAAAGGTCTGCTGCTCTATGGTCCCGTAAGTGTTGGGAAGAGTATGCTTGCAAAAGGATTTTCAAAAGAGGCAGGAGTCTCTTATCTTGAGATATCAGGTTCAAAACTTTTTGAACTGGAGTATATCAAAGAGGTATACGATATTGCTTCCAAAAATGCTCCCTGCACCGTGATACTGGAAGATATTGATATAAAAGGCATTGTGCAGGGTGCGATCACCAATGTCTCCTTTTCAGATATTGCCAAGATCATGGAGTCTGCAGATGAGCGTGTTTTTACTTTTGCAACAGCGGAGAGCCTTGATGAGATCGATCCTATACTCACTTCACCGCAAAAGCTTGATTTTTTGTTGGAGGTTTTGGAGCTGGACAAGGATGCAAGAAGGTTTTTCATAGAAAAGATCATGGAAAAACCTCATGATCCTAATATAGATATCGAACGAATAGTGCGCTATATCACCGGTATGAGTGCCCTGGAACTTGAAAGAATAGGGCGTATGGCAGCTCTGAGCGTAGTAGAACAGGACAAAAAGCATATTACAGAAGAGATACTCATTGAACAGATCAATATCATCAAGTATGGGCATAAAGTTGAAAAGCAAATGGTTGAAACACTTGAGAAAGAACTCAAAATGACAGCTTATCATGAAGCAGCACATGCAGTCCTTTCAGTACTACTTTTGCCCCATATCAAAATTGAGCAGGTGACCATCTCTCCGCGAAGCAAGATGCTTGGTTTTGTCTCATACAATGAGGAAGACCAGTTGTCCAATATCTCGAAGATCGACCTTTTCCATGATATTTGTGTGCTACTCTCCGGACGTACAGCAAAAGTAAAAAAACTAGGGGATGATCAGATGGACAGCGGCGCACAAAACGATCTCTCACAAGCCTCTTTACAAGCCTATGCTGCCATTACAACCTTGGGGATGGATAAAGAACTGGGCTATATAAACCTCAATGCGATCAATGCATTAGATAATTACTTCCTGGAGCAACAAATAGAAAAAAGGTTTTTACATTGGATGCATGTAGCAAAACAATATAGTGAACAATTGGTTGATGCGCATTGGGAGAAGATAGAAACGTTGGCACTTAAGCTTATTGAACAAGAGATAGTAGAGAGTACTGAACTTGCTGAGATAGTCGGTGATGAAAAGATTACCTGTGAGATCCCGGACAGTTTATGA
- a CDS encoding Sua5/YciO/YrdC/YwlC family protein, translated as MENKVFLTQTDTTIGFVSQNADKLTEIKQRPPHKYYIKAVNSLHTLKTFTRVPHIHKNKVRRAKKTTFIMPSGDSYRVIKDKHHLLLLDRLKWAYTTSANLSNEAYDESFAREMADVIIEPIKETKQASSIYKLGKNTLRKIR; from the coding sequence ATGGAAAATAAAGTTTTTTTGACACAAACCGATACCACGATCGGTTTTGTCTCTCAAAATGCAGACAAACTCACAGAAATCAAACAACGCCCTCCTCACAAGTATTACATTAAAGCAGTGAACTCCCTCCACACACTCAAAACATTTACCCGGGTACCTCATATACACAAAAACAAGGTGCGAAGAGCAAAAAAAACAACATTTATCATGCCAAGTGGAGATTCGTACCGCGTGATAAAAGACAAACATCATCTATTACTCTTAGACCGTCTCAAATGGGCCTATACAACTTCGGCCAATTTAAGTAATGAAGCCTATGATGAGTCGTTTGCCAGAGAGATGGCAGATGTCATTATAGAACCGATCAAAGAGACCAAACAAGCCTCGAGTATTTACAAGCTTGGAAAAAACACACTAAGAAAGATACGTTAA
- a CDS encoding RNA methyltransferase, translating into MLNEKRIDRIDDVLSKKQPDLQVMLDNVHSSQNLSAIIRSADAVGVLDIYYTSKADESLRIHKTITQGAHRWTHRYRMHDDKKAAFIKGKKAQGFQVVVTHLDERAVSFRHVDYTKPTLLVMGNEKDGVSADIVELADEVIIIPMLGMVQSLNVSVATGLILYEAQRQREDAGSYDTSVLSHEKKEEIKAEWIYRDTIVRKSKGRIMSEFNDEILDF; encoded by the coding sequence ATGCTAAATGAAAAACGTATAGACCGTATTGATGATGTATTGAGTAAAAAACAACCTGACCTGCAAGTGATGCTGGACAATGTCCACAGTTCACAAAACCTTTCAGCTATTATACGTTCAGCTGATGCGGTGGGAGTACTTGATATTTACTACACTAGCAAGGCAGATGAAAGTCTTCGTATCCACAAAACGATCACACAGGGTGCACACAGATGGACTCACCGTTACCGTATGCATGATGATAAGAAGGCAGCATTTATAAAGGGAAAAAAGGCGCAGGGTTTTCAAGTAGTTGTGACCCATCTTGATGAACGGGCTGTCTCTTTTCGGCACGTAGACTATACAAAACCGACACTGCTTGTGATGGGAAATGAAAAAGATGGGGTTTCTGCAGATATAGTGGAGTTGGCTGATGAAGTCATCATCATCCCGATGTTAGGGATGGTACAAAGTCTTAATGTCTCTGTTGCCACGGGTCTGATACTCTATGAAGCGCAAAGACAACGTGAAGATGCCGGCAGTTACGATACTTCTGTTTTGAGCCATGAAAAAAAAGAAGAGATAAAAGCAGAGTGGATCTATAGGGATACCATTGTTCGAAAGAGTAAAGGCCGGATAATGTCAGAGTTCAATGATGAGATATTGGATTTTTAA
- a CDS encoding HIT family protein, with protein MSVIYENENIRIEIEESEIPWLKIFTQHAYKEMSEVPALIKHEIYELLEIIEKEMLSYYKPKKINIASFGNYVPHVHWHIMARFEEDSFFPEPMWGTKQRESSLKLPDFESFCKRVIKAIV; from the coding sequence ATGTCAGTGATCTATGAAAATGAAAATATCAGAATTGAAATAGAAGAGAGCGAAATACCTTGGCTCAAGATATTTACCCAGCACGCTTACAAAGAGATGAGTGAAGTACCCGCTTTGATAAAACACGAAATCTATGAGCTTTTGGAGATCATAGAAAAAGAGATGCTCTCCTACTACAAACCTAAAAAGATCAACATTGCCAGTTTTGGTAACTATGTTCCCCACGTACATTGGCACATCATGGCACGTTTTGAAGAGGATAGTTTCTTCCCTGAACCTATGTGGGGAACAAAACAGCGTGAAAGTAGTTTGAAGTTACCAGACTTTGAAAGTTTTTGTAAACGCGTGATTAAAGCTATAGTATAA
- the upp gene encoding uracil phosphoribosyltransferase, whose product MIYELSNPVAKTLLNHLREKKADALRFRHIIQELSRLLVYEALKNETLYDQTITTWQGEETFGFIKEEDIIFVTILRAGLPMIESVTALFPKASSGFLAMKRDEDTHQSILYYDRIPECAGKTVIIVDPMVATAGSLCDAISVIEGKSPKKIISLNIIGSPEGMAILDHKHPNVDVFITQIDDKLDEHKFIIPGLGDAGDRSYNTLE is encoded by the coding sequence ATGATCTATGAACTCTCCAACCCTGTTGCAAAAACCTTATTGAACCATTTACGAGAAAAGAAAGCAGATGCATTGCGTTTTCGGCATATTATTCAAGAGTTATCTCGACTTCTTGTCTACGAAGCCCTGAAAAATGAGACACTCTATGATCAAACTATCACGACATGGCAAGGTGAGGAGACATTTGGATTTATTAAGGAAGAAGATATCATATTTGTCACTATTTTGCGTGCCGGTCTTCCTATGATAGAATCTGTCACAGCACTATTTCCAAAAGCATCTTCCGGGTTTCTGGCCATGAAACGCGATGAAGATACCCACCAGAGTATTCTTTACTATGACCGTATCCCTGAGTGTGCAGGCAAAACTGTGATTATCGTTGATCCTATGGTAGCGACCGCAGGATCTCTCTGTGATGCGATATCCGTTATTGAAGGGAAATCGCCAAAAAAAATCATATCGCTCAACATCATAGGGTCTCCAGAAGGAATGGCCATACTGGACCATAAACATCCAAATGTAGATGTATTTATCACACAGATCGATGATAAACTTGATGAACATAAATTTATTATACCTGGATTAGGAGATGCCGGTGATCGTTCCTATAATACATTAGAGTAA
- a CDS encoding class I SAM-dependent methyltransferase, translating to MIPFNHLGWIFKYIGPAIYPRKVRVSLCTFLIPLPRSASVLDLGAGTGIMSEFAYACRSDLRFTAVDPAEGMLKYSAEYIQTHKAVAERLPFEENSFEAILIGEALHHFVDIEASIDEIVRVLKKEGKLFIYDFDSSTFIGKVLCRVEKILGEPGNFFTPGRLEEILRSHGFSVSIRQYGWRYTIDAKLSVQ from the coding sequence ATGATTCCGTTTAATCATTTGGGTTGGATATTCAAATACATCGGACCAGCCATATATCCCCGTAAAGTACGAGTGTCTCTTTGCACTTTTTTAATACCACTTCCAAGATCTGCATCGGTACTGGACCTTGGTGCAGGAACCGGCATTATGAGTGAGTTTGCGTATGCATGTAGAAGCGATCTTCGATTTACAGCAGTTGACCCTGCCGAGGGTATGTTGAAATATTCTGCTGAATATATACAAACACATAAAGCCGTTGCAGAAAGACTCCCTTTTGAAGAAAATAGCTTTGAGGCGATCCTGATCGGTGAAGCACTGCATCATTTTGTTGATATTGAAGCATCAATAGATGAGATCGTACGTGTACTTAAGAAAGAGGGAAAACTCTTTATCTATGATTTTGATTCGAGTACCTTTATAGGTAAAGTGCTCTGCAGGGTGGAAAAAATATTGGGTGAACCCGGTAATTTTTTCACACCTGGAAGACTGGAAGAGATACTGAGAAGTCACGGTTTTTCAGTATCTATACGTCAGTATGGCTGGCGATATACCATTGATGCCAAATTATCAGTCCAATAA
- a CDS encoding YwbE family protein: MTGGQKRANIKYGLDVAVVLKEDQGTGRLTYGKVQKILTNSPTHPHGIKVRLNTGEVGRVKEIL, encoded by the coding sequence ATGACTGGTGGGCAAAAAAGAGCAAATATCAAATATGGTTTGGATGTTGCAGTGGTACTGAAAGAAGATCAAGGAACAGGAAGACTTACCTATGGCAAAGTACAGAAGATCCTCACCAATTCCCCTACCCATCCCCACGGTATCAAAGTACGTTTGAATACCGGTGAAGTCGGTAGAGTCAAAGAGATCCTATGA
- a CDS encoding DUF2459 domain-containing protein, producing the protein MIVLSVTLLTGCTKPISEFYPPDPDRTDNTTVYVVNHGLHTGIVLPHEDATPYMSAFDDFKTARYLEIGWGDETYYQTDPNTLWMGIKALFWPTDSVIHVAAFQTDPVTYFPNKEVVPLKLSHAGFIRMVKVIHNSFALNQQGQPIKLGKGLYGTSKFYRAKGSFHLFNNCNVWSARAIRSSGFPINIFSVFTSDNIIYQLKEHKN; encoded by the coding sequence TTGATAGTTTTGTCTGTTACTCTCTTGACCGGTTGCACTAAACCTATCAGCGAATTTTATCCACCCGATCCGGATCGTACTGATAACACAACAGTTTATGTTGTCAATCATGGGTTGCATACAGGTATTGTATTGCCTCATGAGGATGCAACCCCTTATATGTCTGCATTCGATGATTTTAAAACTGCTCGATATTTAGAGATAGGCTGGGGAGATGAGACCTATTATCAAACGGATCCAAATACGCTTTGGATGGGTATAAAAGCACTCTTTTGGCCTACGGATTCGGTGATCCATGTCGCTGCATTCCAGACAGATCCCGTAACCTATTTTCCCAACAAAGAGGTAGTCCCGTTAAAACTTTCCCATGCAGGTTTTATCAGAATGGTAAAAGTCATCCATAATAGTTTTGCATTGAACCAACAAGGACAGCCTATCAAATTGGGAAAAGGGCTATACGGCACAAGTAAATTCTATCGTGCAAAAGGATCGTTCCATCTGTTCAATAATTGTAATGTATGGAGTGCAAGAGCAATCCGTTCCTCCGGCTTCCCGATAAACATATTTTCTGTATTTACATCTGATAACATCATCTATCAATTAAAAGAGCATAAAAATTAG
- a CDS encoding molybdopterin-dependent oxidoreductase has protein sequence MERRDFFKKAIVTAGAAAVGTSTLDAGETTQPIDNREVSKVAFPEKRPLIMYSDRPPLLETPREVFTSALTPNDQFFVRWHMPDIPTHIDPDTYTIHINGLVEKELHISLNDLKTKFEQVEVTAVLQCGGNSRSAFKPIAGGIQWGSGAMGCATWKGVRLSDILDQAGLKKDAKWIGFNGSERAAYYETPEFVRELELSELDDHVILAYEMNGEDLPYLNGYPLRLVLPGYYSDSWVKMLSNITVTNEYKKLFFMDVAYRVPDNATESETPEKRYPTTKPIKKMNVKSVIGYPTRDSILSHNSHVVIRGVAWDDGHGIQDVLISTDGGKTWDKAILDDGKLGRYAYRAFRFAYKPNTFGKVTIMAKAINKIGDEQPFAKDIKWNHGGYKYNGIDEVTVEVV, from the coding sequence ATGGAAAGAAGAGACTTCTTTAAAAAAGCTATTGTAACTGCTGGTGCAGCAGCTGTAGGAACTAGTACACTAGATGCTGGGGAAACAACTCAACCGATTGATAATAGAGAAGTATCAAAGGTTGCTTTTCCTGAAAAAAGACCACTGATCATGTATTCTGACAGACCTCCTTTGTTAGAAACACCTAGAGAGGTATTTACCTCTGCACTTACGCCAAATGACCAGTTCTTTGTACGTTGGCATATGCCGGATATCCCGACACATATCGATCCGGATACCTATACTATCCATATCAACGGACTTGTAGAGAAAGAACTTCATATCTCACTGAATGACCTTAAAACAAAATTTGAACAGGTAGAAGTAACAGCTGTTCTTCAATGTGGTGGTAACAGCCGTTCTGCATTTAAACCGATCGCCGGCGGTATCCAGTGGGGTTCAGGTGCTATGGGATGTGCAACATGGAAAGGTGTTCGTTTAAGTGATATTCTTGACCAGGCAGGACTCAAAAAAGATGCAAAGTGGATAGGATTTAATGGTTCAGAAAGAGCTGCTTACTATGAAACACCTGAGTTTGTACGTGAACTTGAACTAAGTGAACTTGATGACCATGTTATCTTGGCATATGAAATGAATGGTGAAGATCTGCCGTACCTCAATGGTTATCCTCTTAGACTTGTACTGCCGGGATACTACTCTGACTCATGGGTAAAAATGCTTTCAAATATCACCGTGACTAATGAGTACAAGAAGCTCTTCTTTATGGATGTTGCCTATCGTGTACCTGATAATGCGACGGAATCAGAGACTCCGGAAAAAAGATACCCTACGACAAAACCTATCAAAAAGATGAATGTGAAGTCTGTCATTGGTTATCCGACTAGAGACTCTATTTTATCTCACAACTCTCATGTTGTCATTCGTGGTGTAGCATGGGATGATGGACATGGTATACAAGATGTACTTATTTCAACGGATGGTGGAAAAACATGGGATAAAGCTATTCTTGATGATGGTAAACTTGGGCGTTATGCATATAGAGCATTTAGATTCGCATATAAACCAAACACATTTGGGAAAGTCACTATTATGGCTAAAGCGATCAACAAGATAGGTGATGAACAACCATTTGCAAAAGATATCAAATGGAATCATGGTGGATATAAATATAATGGTATCGATGAAGTTACCGTAGAAGTTGTATAA
- a CDS encoding YaiI/YqxD family protein produces the protein MTLFIDGDAFPNLLKPIVLRSIERLALSTKVIANKKIHIGQSKHIEYIIVDQGADEADHHIVELCEAGDLVITADIPLADRIVSKDAHAIDYRGELYSVDNIKQYLAMRNLMESIRESGEMTGGPKAFGPKDAHAFANQLNAFLAKYA, from the coding sequence ATGACACTCTTCATTGATGGTGATGCGTTCCCCAATCTTCTTAAACCCATCGTCTTACGAAGCATAGAACGTCTGGCCCTATCTACCAAGGTCATAGCCAATAAAAAGATCCATATTGGTCAATCAAAACACATCGAATACATCATCGTAGATCAGGGTGCTGATGAGGCAGATCATCATATCGTAGAATTATGTGAGGCTGGTGACCTTGTCATCACTGCAGACATCCCACTTGCAGACAGGATCGTAAGTAAGGATGCGCATGCCATAGACTATAGAGGTGAGCTCTACAGCGTAGATAACATTAAACAATATCTGGCCATGAGAAATCTTATGGAAAGTATTCGAGAGAGTGGTGAGATGACAGGCGGACCCAAGGCATTTGGTCCAAAAGATGCCCATGCCTTTGCAAATCAGCTCAATGCCTTTCTAGCCAAATATGCATAA
- a CDS encoding inorganic phosphate transporter, protein MIRMAKKIEKAAIKSSGIDFIRLGFALFFLVAVLTYSFVSSGHIPNSMFLAIAALFGAYMAMNIGANDVANNVGPAVGSKALTMGGAIVIAAIFEASGAIIAGGDVVDTIKKGIIDINAFDTHVDPFIWAMIAALLAAALWLNFATMMKAPVSTTHSIVGGVMGAGIAAAGFTIVSWSTMGQIAASWIISPVLGGVIAAIFLYTIKRTIIFQNDKVAAARKWVPIYVAIMAWSFVTYLTLKGLKKIWPSIVEILQFLPDEKKPSFLIASLFGLIVAGIVYIILRNTVSKRATNLHNTRDSINLLFTVPLIFAAALLSFAHGANDVANAIGPLAAINDAVLTGGISAKAGIPLWVMAVGALGIALGLGLYGPKLIRTVGSEITELDQMRAFSVAIAAAITVIIASQLGLPVSSTHIAVGGIFGVGFLREYLESTGQVERMEKEQINIEDEKKVLKAYSSELKTLEEKTDKTKADYERIVDLYKAIDQEEESIKAAKKHIKSIEKVKYVKRDALKKIIAAWVITVPASAVLSAAIFFMIKGIVL, encoded by the coding sequence ATGATACGTATGGCCAAGAAAATAGAAAAAGCAGCAATCAAGAGTAGCGGTATTGATTTCATCAGACTTGGATTTGCACTCTTTTTCCTCGTTGCGGTTTTAACCTACAGTTTTGTAAGCTCAGGGCATATACCCAATAGTATGTTTTTAGCTATCGCAGCACTCTTTGGTGCCTATATGGCTATGAACATCGGTGCAAATGATGTTGCAAACAATGTAGGGCCAGCGGTTGGTTCAAAAGCACTTACCATGGGTGGTGCGATCGTGATTGCAGCTATTTTTGAGGCAAGCGGTGCCATTATAGCCGGTGGAGATGTCGTCGATACTATCAAAAAAGGTATCATAGATATCAATGCATTCGATACGCATGTTGATCCGTTTATTTGGGCCATGATCGCAGCCCTTTTAGCAGCTGCACTATGGCTGAACTTTGCCACAATGATGAAAGCGCCGGTATCAACCACCCATTCGATAGTAGGTGGTGTCATGGGTGCAGGTATTGCGGCAGCCGGATTCACTATCGTCTCATGGAGTACCATGGGACAAATAGCCGCTTCCTGGATCATATCTCCAGTGCTTGGAGGTGTAATTGCCGCAATATTTTTATATACCATTAAAAGAACAATTATATTTCAAAATGACAAGGTTGCAGCCGCAAGGAAATGGGTACCTATTTACGTAGCCATTATGGCTTGGTCTTTTGTGACCTATTTAACACTTAAGGGCCTCAAAAAGATCTGGCCTTCGATCGTAGAAATTTTACAGTTTCTTCCTGATGAGAAAAAACCCTCTTTCCTTATTGCATCTCTATTTGGACTTATTGTAGCCGGAATAGTCTATATTATACTAAGAAATACGGTTTCAAAAAGGGCAACCAATCTTCATAACACAAGAGATTCCATTAATTTGCTCTTTACTGTTCCGCTCATCTTTGCTGCAGCGCTTTTAAGTTTCGCGCATGGTGCAAATGATGTTGCCAATGCCATTGGTCCGCTCGCAGCGATCAATGATGCCGTGCTAACAGGCGGTATTTCAGCTAAAGCGGGTATCCCTTTATGGGTCATGGCTGTCGGAGCCCTTGGTATTGCTCTTGGGCTTGGACTTTACGGACCAAAACTCATCAGAACAGTGGGCAGCGAAATAACAGAACTGGACCAAATGAGAGCATTTTCAGTAGCCATTGCCGCAGCCATTACAGTGATCATTGCTTCTCAATTGGGTCTTCCTGTCTCTTCAACTCATATTGCGGTCGGAGGTATATTCGGCGTAGGTTTTTTAAGAGAATATCTCGAATCTACAGGACAAGTAGAACGTATGGAAAAAGAGCAGATCAATATTGAAGATGAAAAGAAAGTTTTAAAAGCATACAGCAGTGAACTCAAGACATTAGAAGAGAAAACAGATAAAACAAAAGCAGATTATGAAAGAATCGTTGATCTTTATAAAGCAATTGACCAGGAAGAAGAGAGCATCAAGGCAGCTAAAAAACATATAAAAAGCATTGAAAAAGTAAAATATGTCAAAAGGGATGCATTGAAAAAGATCATCGCTGCATGGGTTATCACAGTACCGGCTTCTGCTGTACTTTCAGCAGCCATATTTTTTATGATCAAAGGCATAGTACTTTAA
- a CDS encoding sulfite:cytochrome C oxidoreductase subunit B, with translation MKKLLLIAMLIATPLFAQVKEKVEVPYVPFPIKMGKGFDAVQANCLTCHSFGYMINSGKQSKAFWRGKVDKMIVHFKAPITDKDADIITNYFFEHYGNGKLK, from the coding sequence ATGAAAAAATTATTATTAATAGCAATGCTTATTGCTACACCACTTTTTGCTCAAGTGAAAGAAAAAGTAGAGGTTCCTTATGTACCTTTTCCTATAAAAATGGGTAAAGGTTTTGACGCGGTACAAGCGAATTGTCTTACTTGTCACTCTTTTGGATACATGATCAACAGCGGGAAACAGTCTAAAGCATTCTGGCGTGGGAAAGTTGACAAAATGATCGTACACTTTAAGGCACCTATTACTGATAAAGATGCAGATATTATTACTAACTACTTTTTTGAACACTACGGAAACGGAAAGCTAAAATAA